In one Silene latifolia isolate original U9 population chromosome 10, ASM4854445v1, whole genome shotgun sequence genomic region, the following are encoded:
- the LOC141606422 gene encoding uncharacterized protein LOC141606422 codes for MSPKKASMSFLFFLVVSLTLSSSFSSAGYDSVYDLLKAYGLPKGIIPKGVAKNDFTFNPTSGKIQINLSFLKGNTVCKVTRTQNILGIIPVYNRVELKATISATVKYRSLVDIEGITATIKVGMVTLLYDVKIIKLEVSKDGKTLRFVSSIPFVQSPDFPITDEFDVPQTCETDLTVSQINMMRLFGVGIVEKKNQGDNVDNYPLFV; via the coding sequence ATGTCGCCAAAGAAAGCTTCTATGTCCTTTCTATTTTTCCTCGTCGTCTCTCTAACTTTATCATCCTCCTTTTCCTCGGCCGGGTACGACTCAGTCTATGACCTCCTGAAAGCTTATGGCTTACCTAAAGGGATCATCCCTAAGGGTGTAGCTAAAAATGACTTCACTTTCAACCCGACTTCAGGTAAAATTCAAATTAACTTGTCCTTCCTGAAAGGCAATACAGTTTGCAAGGTCACTAGAACACAAAATATACTAGGTATCATCCCTGTTTACAATAGAGTCGAGTTGAAAGCCACCATTTCAGCCACTGTAAAATACCGAAGCCTTGTCGACATCGAGGGTATCACTGCCACCATCAAAGTGGGGATGGTAACTTTATTATATGACGTCAAAATTATAAAACTCGAAGTTTCAAAAGATGGTAAAACACTTCGGTTTGTATCTTCGATTCCGTTTGTGCAAAGTCCGGACTTTCCCATTACCGATGAGTTCGACGTTCCTCAAACCTGTGAGACTGATCTAACCGTCTCGCAGATTAATATGATGCGTTTGTTTGGTGTGGGGATTGTGGAAAAGAAGAACCAAGGTGATAATGTTGATAATTATCCTTTGTTCGTCTAG
- the LOC141606417 gene encoding uncharacterized protein LOC141606417 — MSPKKASMSFLFFLLISLTLSSSFSSAEYDSVYDLLKAYGLPKGIIPKGVAKNDFTFDSTSGKLQINLSFLKGNQVCKVTRTQYFVYNRVELQSTISATVQYQRLFDIEGITATVSIAGIIILPDVKIVELLVSEDGKTLQFKSRFPFLSSPKFPITDEFDVPQTCEADLTVSPINMVRLFGVGIVETENQDDNVDNYPLFFNKRAFGRRRA; from the coding sequence ATGTCACCAAAGAAAGCCTCTATGTCTTTTCTATTTTTCCTCCTAATCTCTCTAACTTTATCATCCTCCTTTTCCTCGGCCGAGTACGACTCAGTCTATGACCTCCTTAAAGCTTATGGCTTACCTAAAGGGATTATCCCTAAGGGTGTAGCTAAAAATGACTTCACTTTCGACTCGACTTCAGGTAAACTTCAAATTAACTTATCCTTTCTGAAAGGCAATCAGGTTTGCAAGGTTACTAGAACACAATATTTTGTTTACAACAGAGTTGAGTTGCAATCCACCATTTCTGCCACCGTACAATACCAACGCCTTTTTGACATCGAGGGTATCACCGCCACCGTTAGTATCGCGGGAATTATTATACTGCCTGACGTCAAAATTGTCGAACTCCTCGTTTCAGAAGATGGTAAAACACTTCAATTTAAATCGAGATTTCCATTTCTTTCAAGTCCAAAATTTCCCATCACTGATGAGTTCGACGTTCCTCAAACCTGTGAGGCTGATCTAACCGTCTCACCGATTAATATGGTGCGTTTGTTTGGTGTGGGGATTGTGGAGACGGAGAACCAAGATGATAATGTTGATAATTATCCTTTGTTCTTCAACAAAAGAGCGTTTGGTCGTCGTCGTGCTTGA